A single window of Silvimonas iriomotensis DNA harbors:
- a CDS encoding ATP-binding protein, translating to MSHPLDPHFIKLTHQLETLINRLESALPPAPPTTDWSAVAYRWRVQNGHRYLQAVKHVHKVSLTDLQNIDLQKQRLVENTRQFVSGKLANNVLLTGSRGCGKSSLVKAAWNEFRDTGLRLIEVDKAHLTDLPDIVALIADRQENYLVFCDDLSFEEGDYGYQALKTALDGSIAAPSANVLIYATSNRRHLVPEYFSENEQTRHVGDEIHFAEAIEEKIALSERFGLWLSFYGFSQEEYLTAVQHWLAQFGQTEWNDQVEREALNWALGRGARSGRIAWQFARDWAGSH from the coding sequence ATGTCCCACCCACTGGACCCGCATTTCATCAAACTCACGCATCAGCTTGAAACGCTGATCAACCGCCTTGAATCCGCCCTGCCGCCGGCCCCGCCGACCACCGACTGGTCTGCCGTGGCTTACCGCTGGCGAGTGCAAAATGGCCACCGCTACCTGCAGGCCGTGAAACACGTGCACAAGGTCAGCCTGACTGATCTGCAGAATATTGATCTGCAAAAACAGCGGCTCGTGGAAAACACCCGCCAGTTTGTCAGCGGCAAACTGGCCAACAATGTGCTGCTGACGGGCTCACGCGGTTGCGGCAAATCGTCGCTGGTCAAAGCCGCCTGGAATGAATTCCGCGACACCGGCCTGCGCCTGATCGAAGTCGACAAGGCCCATCTGACCGATCTGCCCGATATCGTGGCGCTGATTGCCGACCGCCAGGAAAACTACCTGGTGTTCTGCGACGATCTGTCGTTTGAAGAAGGCGACTATGGCTATCAGGCGCTCAAGACCGCGCTGGATGGCTCGATTGCCGCACCCAGCGCCAATGTGCTGATCTACGCCACCTCCAACCGCCGCCATCTGGTGCCCGAATACTTCAGCGAAAACGAACAGACCCGGCACGTGGGGGATGAAATCCACTTTGCCGAGGCGATTGAAGAAAAAATCGCCCTCTCTGAGCGCTTTGGTTTGTGGTTGTCGTTCTACGGTTTCAGCCAGGAAGAATATCTGACCGCCGTGCAGCACTGGCTGGCGCAATTTGGCCAGACTGAATGGAACGATCAAGTGGAACGCGAAGCGCTGAACTGGGCGCTGGGCCGTGGCGCCCGCAGCGGGCGGATTGCCTGGCAGTTTGCGCGGGACTGGGCGGGCAGCCACTAA
- a CDS encoding glutaredoxin family protein, protein MKNSLFALALAGLLAVGLSAQAASVYQWRDDNGNLHYSDRPIFPQATLRAIKANVTDGRSASAVAAAKSGIRLYVIDNCPPCTAARELLDSNKVPYELHSITGSQQEVLGFYKLTGDTNSPLPVLAVGGDVYKGWDLSLWQAVLDKAGYHVAPAPR, encoded by the coding sequence ATGAAAAACAGTCTTTTTGCTTTGGCGCTGGCCGGCCTGCTGGCTGTGGGTTTGTCTGCTCAGGCGGCGTCGGTTTACCAGTGGCGTGACGATAACGGCAATCTGCATTACAGCGATCGACCGATCTTCCCGCAGGCCACCCTGCGCGCCATCAAGGCCAACGTCACCGACGGCCGCAGCGCCAGTGCAGTTGCCGCCGCCAAATCAGGCATACGCCTGTACGTAATCGACAATTGCCCGCCCTGCACCGCCGCGCGGGAACTGCTCGACAGCAACAAAGTGCCGTACGAGTTGCACTCCATTACCGGCTCACAGCAAGAAGTCCTTGGCTTTTACAAATTGACCGGGGATACCAACAGCCCGTTGCCGGTACTGGCCGTGGGTGGCGATGTCTACAAGGGTTGGGATCTCTCACTCTGGCAAGCCGTTCTGGACAAGGCCGGTTATCATGTAGCGCCAGCCCCGCGCTAA
- a CDS encoding lytic transglycosylase domain-containing protein: MKKALFICLLAASGLALAGAQKEEALSTSVQSAMARSVGDGIQPRLVFDNRAEGEAWLNEMSARLVKKVPDEFMRRKLLTAVQYEATRAGLDPQMVLGLINVESGFNRYALSSVGARGLMQVMPFWVRQIGSADQNLFDMNTNLRYGCTILRYYLDVENGDLFRALGRYNGSLGRPEYPNMVYGSWKSLFAWKDIGGNIASK; encoded by the coding sequence GTGAAAAAAGCGTTATTTATCTGCCTGTTAGCTGCCTCTGGTCTGGCATTGGCCGGTGCCCAGAAAGAAGAGGCCTTGTCTACCTCCGTGCAAAGCGCCATGGCGCGGTCGGTGGGCGATGGCATTCAACCCCGGCTGGTCTTTGACAACAGGGCCGAGGGAGAGGCTTGGCTCAATGAAATGTCGGCGCGCCTTGTCAAAAAGGTGCCGGACGAGTTCATGCGCCGCAAGCTGCTGACTGCGGTCCAGTACGAAGCCACCCGTGCCGGGCTGGACCCGCAAATGGTGCTGGGCCTGATCAACGTGGAAAGCGGTTTTAACCGCTACGCGCTCTCCAGTGTCGGCGCCCGTGGCCTGATGCAGGTCATGCCGTTCTGGGTGCGCCAGATTGGCAGCGCCGACCAGAACCTGTTCGACATGAACACCAACCTGCGCTACGGCTGCACCATCTTGCGTTACTACCTGGATGTCGAGAACGGCGATCTGTTCCGCGCGCTGGGCCGTTATAACGGCAGCCTGGGGCGTCCGGAATACCCGAACATGGTGTACGGCTCCTGGAAGAGTCTGTTTGCCTGGAAAGACATTGGCGGCAATATCGCCAGCAAATAA
- the xth gene encoding exodeoxyribonuclease III, producing MQFVTWNVNSLKIRLPQVLEWLAANPGVTALGIQETKLEDTAFPQAEIEAAGFHVAFAGQKTYNGVAIIARAPMTAVSINIPGFADEQKRVIAATINDVRFVCAYIPNGQSLDSDKYVYKLSWLKAFTDWLQGELANHPKLILAGDYNIAPEDRDVHDPAKWEGQVLVSGPERSAFRQLLALGLTDSFRLFDQPEKSFSWWDYRMYGFKRNAGLRIDHLLVSQALKPLVTACVIDKEPRRVERPSDHTPVIVTLAD from the coding sequence ATGCAATTTGTCACCTGGAATGTGAACAGCCTGAAAATCCGCCTGCCCCAGGTGCTGGAATGGCTGGCAGCCAACCCTGGCGTTACCGCGCTGGGCATTCAGGAAACCAAACTGGAAGACACGGCGTTTCCGCAAGCCGAGATTGAAGCCGCTGGTTTTCATGTGGCCTTTGCCGGCCAGAAAACCTACAACGGCGTAGCGATCATTGCGCGTGCGCCGATGACCGCGGTCAGCATCAATATCCCCGGCTTTGCCGATGAGCAAAAGCGCGTGATCGCCGCCACCATCAATGACGTGCGCTTTGTCTGCGCGTATATCCCTAATGGCCAGAGTCTGGATTCGGACAAATACGTCTACAAGCTGTCCTGGCTGAAGGCATTTACCGATTGGCTGCAAGGCGAACTCGCCAATCACCCCAAACTGATTCTGGCCGGCGATTACAACATTGCGCCGGAAGACCGCGACGTGCACGACCCGGCCAAATGGGAAGGCCAGGTGCTGGTGTCCGGCCCGGAGCGCTCGGCCTTTCGCCAGTTGCTGGCCCTGGGGCTGACAGATTCGTTCCGCCTGTTTGACCAGCCGGAAAAATCCTTCAGCTGGTGGGATTACCGCATGTATGGCTTCAAGCGTAATGCGGGTTTGCGCATTGATCATTTGCTGGTGTCGCAAGCGCTCAAACCGCTGGTCACCGCGTGCGTGATCGATAAAGAACCGCGTCGCGTGGAGCGCCCGTCGGACCACACACCGGTCATCGTCACGTTGGCCGACTGA
- a CDS encoding arylsulfatase, which translates to MTAQPNFLVILADDLGFSDIGAFGSEIATPHLDELAYAGLRFTDFHTASACSPTRAMLLSGTDHHLAGLGTFAEVLTPAHAGKPGYEGYLNDQVAALPEILQDAGYHTVMAGKWHLGLTPERSPHARGFDRSFALLPGAANHYGFEAEISADQIPRLLKGTRGLYAEDGEYVKTLPDDYYSSDYFTDRLLGYLAEAPAGKPFFAYLPFSAPHWPLQAPDELIARYAHRYHAGPDALRLERLARLKELGLIDADVEAHPVIATNAEWSALTDEQKAFSARTMAVYAAMVERMDWNIGRVIEQLKASGQFDNTVIIFLSDNGAEGALLEALPAFGPNLQQVIDTHYDNSLANLGRGNSYIWYGPRWAQAGTAPARLYKAFTTEGGIRVPALLHYGKLARQQAISHDFATVMDIAPTLLELAGVTHPAPRFKEREVLPVRGRSLLPYLQGQSANAHPHDHVTGWELFGRKAIRQGDWKAVFIPEPAGPSRWQLYDLSQDPGEIHDQADARADILNGLLSAWQQYVQETGVLEDIPAPSLL; encoded by the coding sequence ATGACTGCGCAACCCAATTTCCTGGTCATCCTTGCTGACGACCTCGGCTTTTCCGATATCGGCGCGTTCGGTAGCGAAATCGCCACCCCGCATCTGGATGAACTCGCCTATGCCGGCCTGCGTTTTACCGACTTTCACACCGCCTCTGCGTGCTCACCAACCCGGGCGATGCTGCTCTCTGGCACTGACCACCACCTGGCCGGGCTGGGCACGTTTGCCGAAGTCCTCACGCCGGCCCACGCCGGCAAGCCTGGGTACGAAGGCTATCTGAACGACCAGGTGGCCGCGCTGCCGGAAATATTGCAGGACGCGGGCTACCACACGGTCATGGCCGGCAAGTGGCATCTGGGCCTGACGCCCGAACGCAGCCCGCATGCACGCGGGTTTGATCGCTCGTTTGCGTTGCTGCCCGGTGCGGCCAATCACTATGGCTTTGAGGCAGAGATCTCGGCCGACCAGATCCCGCGCCTGTTGAAAGGCACGCGCGGCCTGTATGCCGAAGACGGTGAATACGTCAAAACCCTGCCGGATGATTATTACTCCAGCGACTACTTTACTGACCGGTTGCTGGGTTATCTGGCCGAGGCTCCGGCCGGCAAGCCGTTCTTCGCCTACCTGCCCTTCTCTGCCCCACACTGGCCACTGCAAGCGCCGGATGAACTGATCGCCAGATATGCCCACCGTTATCACGCCGGGCCCGATGCTCTGCGGCTGGAACGTCTGGCGCGGCTCAAGGAACTGGGCTTGATCGATGCCGATGTCGAAGCGCATCCGGTGATTGCCACCAACGCCGAGTGGTCTGCCCTGACCGATGAACAAAAAGCGTTCTCTGCCCGGACCATGGCCGTTTACGCCGCCATGGTCGAGCGCATGGACTGGAACATTGGCCGGGTGATCGAACAACTCAAGGCCAGCGGCCAGTTTGATAACACCGTCATCATTTTCCTGTCTGACAACGGTGCGGAAGGCGCGCTGCTGGAGGCGCTGCCGGCCTTCGGGCCCAATCTGCAGCAAGTCATCGATACGCATTACGACAACAGTCTGGCCAACCTGGGCCGCGGCAATTCTTATATCTGGTACGGCCCGCGCTGGGCTCAGGCCGGTACTGCGCCAGCGCGCTTGTATAAAGCGTTCACCACCGAGGGCGGCATTCGCGTGCCGGCGCTGCTGCATTACGGCAAGCTGGCCCGCCAGCAGGCCATCAGCCATGACTTTGCCACGGTGATGGATATCGCCCCGACGCTGCTGGAGCTGGCCGGTGTGACGCACCCGGCGCCCCGCTTCAAAGAACGCGAAGTGCTACCGGTGCGCGGTCGCTCCTTGCTGCCTTATCTGCAAGGGCAAAGTGCGAACGCGCATCCGCATGATCATGTCACCGGCTGGGAGCTGTTCGGGCGCAAAGCCATCCGCCAGGGCGACTGGAAAGCCGTGTTCATTCCGGAACCGGCCGGCCCGTCGCGCTGGCAGTTGTACGATCTGTCGCAAGACCCGGGCGAGATCCATGATCAGGCCGATGCCCGCGCCGACATCCTCAATGGCTTGCTGAGCGCCTGGCAGCAATACGTGCAAGAGACCGGCGTGCTGGAAGATATCCCCGCGCCCTCACTGCTTTGA
- the dapA gene encoding 4-hydroxy-tetrahydrodipicolinate synthase gives MMTVSTAIAPTSTSTATEPQTARADLRRAFTGVWVPLVTPFRDGALDVAALEKLVLMLLRQGVDGFVVCGTTGEAATQSESEQLTQLRLVRALAGNVPVIMGVSGADTYSMSRWIERIEAHGASGLLISPPQYVRPSQEGIRLHYEALAAATSLPIVLYNIPYRTGVNMELPTIKALAANPQFVAIKESGGGNLAQLSGLIEQTPLRVLSGEDHLLFVSACMGGHGGITAAAHIRPDLHRRMLAHVAAGNLPAARQLASALSPLISLLFSEPNPGPLKAALEIMGVMRNELRLPMTPVSPALYRQLEDTLPAILGL, from the coding sequence ATGATGACTGTATCTACCGCAATCGCTCCTACTTCCACATCTACCGCGACTGAACCCCAAACCGCCCGGGCCGATCTGCGCCGCGCATTTACCGGGGTCTGGGTGCCGCTGGTGACGCCGTTTCGCGATGGCGCACTGGATGTCGCCGCCCTGGAAAAGCTGGTGCTCATGCTGCTGCGCCAGGGGGTAGACGGCTTTGTGGTGTGCGGCACCACCGGTGAAGCCGCCACGCAGAGCGAGTCAGAACAACTCACCCAGTTGCGGCTGGTGCGCGCCCTGGCCGGCAATGTGCCGGTCATCATGGGGGTGAGCGGGGCCGATACCTACAGCATGAGCCGCTGGATCGAGCGCATTGAAGCGCATGGTGCCAGTGGCCTTTTGATCAGCCCGCCGCAGTATGTACGGCCGTCGCAAGAGGGCATCCGCCTGCATTACGAGGCGCTGGCCGCGGCGACCAGCCTGCCCATCGTGCTATACAACATCCCGTATCGCACCGGCGTGAACATGGAACTGCCCACGATCAAGGCGCTGGCGGCCAACCCGCAGTTTGTGGCGATCAAGGAAAGCGGCGGCGGCAATCTGGCGCAGTTGTCCGGTTTGATTGAACAAACCCCGCTGCGCGTGTTGAGCGGTGAAGACCATCTGTTGTTTGTCAGTGCGTGCATGGGCGGGCACGGCGGGATTACCGCCGCCGCCCATATCCGGCCCGATCTGCACCGGCGCATGCTGGCGCATGTGGCGGCGGGCAATCTGCCGGCGGCCCGCCAGCTGGCCAGTGCGTTGTCTCCGCTGATCAGCCTGTTGTTCAGCGAGCCCAACCCCGGCCCGCTCAAGGCAGCGCTGGAGATCATGGGCGTTATGCGCAATGAGCTGCGGCTGCCCATGACGCCAGTCTCCCCGGCCCTGTACCGGCAGCTGGAAGACACGCTGCCGGCAATCCTGGGGTTGTGA
- a CDS encoding Nudix family hydrolase codes for MTDPVRIVDVAVGILVKPDGQFLLGSRPAGKPFAGFWEFPGGKLEAGETALEALARELHEEMGITVTAACPWLTQTFTYPHATVRLHFFRVTGWQGEIQSREGQQFAWQTNRALTVSPILPANGPIMRGLQLPDVLALSAVALLGQENWLARLDAKLASGLQWLILREPQLDAADFATLAQTVIARARPHGARVFLHDHVELARELGADGVHLSARAAAALSGRPRGLDWVGASVHNVAELTQAQHIGVDYAVAGHIKDTASHPGAAPMGWAGFDALARAGWPFPLYAIGGLAAADGAAAQAQGAHGVALLSGAWQ; via the coding sequence ATGACCGACCCGGTACGTATTGTGGACGTGGCAGTTGGCATTCTTGTGAAGCCGGACGGGCAGTTTTTGCTGGGCAGCCGCCCGGCAGGCAAACCGTTTGCCGGATTCTGGGAGTTCCCCGGCGGCAAGCTGGAAGCCGGCGAAACCGCGCTGGAGGCGCTGGCGCGTGAACTGCACGAAGAAATGGGCATCACCGTCACCGCCGCCTGCCCCTGGCTGACGCAGACGTTCACCTATCCGCATGCCACGGTGCGACTGCATTTCTTTCGCGTCACCGGCTGGCAAGGCGAGATCCAGTCGCGGGAGGGCCAGCAGTTTGCCTGGCAGACCAACCGTGCGTTGACCGTCTCCCCCATCCTGCCGGCCAATGGCCCGATCATGCGCGGCCTGCAATTGCCGGATGTCCTGGCGCTCTCTGCTGTTGCCCTGCTGGGGCAGGAAAACTGGCTGGCGCGGCTTGACGCGAAACTGGCCAGCGGCCTGCAATGGCTGATCCTGCGTGAACCCCAACTGGATGCCGCCGACTTTGCAACGCTGGCGCAGACCGTGATCGCCCGCGCCCGTCCGCATGGTGCCCGCGTGTTTCTGCATGATCACGTCGAGCTGGCGCGTGAACTGGGCGCAGATGGCGTACACCTGTCCGCGCGCGCAGCGGCTGCACTGTCAGGCCGTCCGCGCGGGCTGGACTGGGTCGGCGCATCCGTCCACAACGTCGCAGAGCTGACTCAAGCGCAGCACATTGGTGTCGACTACGCCGTGGCCGGACATATCAAGGACACCGCCAGCCACCCTGGCGCCGCGCCCATGGGCTGGGCGGGCTTCGATGCCTTGGCGCGTGCCGGCTGGCCGTTCCCGCTCTATGCGATTGGCGGCCTGGCCGCCGCAGACGGGGCCGCCGCCCAGGCGCAAGGCGCCCACGGCGTGGCCTTGTTGTCCGGAGCCTGGCAGTGA
- a CDS encoding class I SAM-dependent methyltransferase produces the protein MPDIASYSNRLAKNFKRLSKWARREDLTCYRLYDRDVPEFPVIVDWYDGHVQLQEYDTGWVQTEGAHEEWLSDIWYATADALGIDEDLVAIKTRARQRGTTQYEKNEGEGEQFVVTERGLKFLVNLDAYLDTGLFLDHRNTRQRVREEAAGKRVLNLFCYTGSFSVYAAAGGAKSTTSVDLSNTYLDWTARNMALNGFEGPQHRRVRADVLQYLEETLDGGWKYDLIILDPPSFSNSKKMQGVLDVQRDHRWMVESCLDMLHPGGVLYFSNNLRTFKMDEALVPLCQDISDQSVPEDFRNKRIHKCFRFQK, from the coding sequence ATGCCTGATATCGCCAGTTACAGCAACCGGCTCGCCAAGAATTTCAAGCGCCTCTCCAAGTGGGCGCGGCGCGAAGACCTGACTTGCTACCGCCTTTATGACCGCGATGTACCGGAGTTCCCGGTCATTGTGGACTGGTACGACGGGCACGTGCAGCTGCAGGAATACGACACGGGCTGGGTACAGACCGAAGGCGCGCACGAAGAATGGTTGTCGGACATCTGGTACGCCACCGCCGATGCGCTGGGCATTGATGAAGACCTTGTCGCCATCAAGACCCGGGCCCGCCAGCGCGGCACCACGCAATACGAAAAGAACGAAGGCGAGGGCGAGCAGTTTGTCGTGACAGAACGCGGCCTCAAGTTCCTGGTAAACCTGGATGCCTATCTGGATACCGGCCTGTTTCTGGATCACCGCAACACCCGCCAGCGCGTGCGCGAGGAAGCGGCCGGCAAGCGCGTGCTCAATCTCTTCTGCTATACCGGCTCGTTCAGCGTGTACGCGGCAGCCGGCGGCGCCAAAAGCACCACCTCGGTCGATCTGTCCAACACGTATCTGGACTGGACCGCGCGCAATATGGCGCTCAACGGTTTTGAAGGCCCGCAACACCGCCGCGTCCGCGCGGACGTATTGCAGTATCTGGAAGAAACGCTGGATGGGGGCTGGAAGTACGACCTGATCATCCTGGACCCGCCGTCGTTCTCCAACTCCAAGAAAATGCAGGGTGTGCTTGATGTGCAGCGTGACCACCGCTGGATGGTGGAAAGCTGTCTGGACATGCTGCATCCGGGTGGCGTGCTATATTTTTCCAACAACCTGCGCACCTTCAAGATGGACGAGGCGCTGGTTCCGTTGTGCCAGGACATCAGCGATCAATCCGTGCCGGAAGACTTCCGCAACAAGCGTATTCACAAGTGTTTCCGCTTTCAGAAGTAG
- the coaD gene encoding pantetheine-phosphate adenylyltransferase yields MRRGVYAGSFDPVTNGHLWMIEHGVRLFDEMVVAIGENPDKRYTFSVDERLAMLREATQHLPNLRVECFENRFLVDYARDLNADYIIRGIREAADYEFERKMRYVNADLAPHIDTIFLMPPREIAEVSSTMVKGLVGPAGWEDVVGQYVPEPVFKRLLAMSGRQRG; encoded by the coding sequence ATGCGGCGTGGCGTTTATGCCGGTAGCTTCGATCCAGTGACCAACGGTCACCTCTGGATGATTGAACATGGCGTCCGTCTGTTTGACGAGATGGTGGTCGCTATTGGCGAGAATCCTGACAAACGGTACACCTTCAGCGTGGACGAACGACTGGCCATGTTGCGTGAGGCTACGCAGCATTTGCCCAATCTGCGCGTGGAGTGTTTCGAGAACCGTTTTCTTGTCGATTACGCACGTGACCTGAATGCGGACTACATCATCCGCGGCATTCGCGAGGCCGCCGATTATGAGTTTGAGCGCAAAATGCGCTATGTGAACGCAGACCTGGCGCCGCATATCGACACCATCTTCCTGATGCCCCCGCGTGAGATCGCAGAGGTCAGTTCCACCATGGTCAAAGGCCTTGTCGGGCCGGCCGGGTGGGAGGATGTGGTGGGGCAATATGTCCCTGAGCCGGTGTTCAAGCGCTTACTGGCCATGTCAGGCCGGCAGCGCGGCTAG
- a CDS encoding ABC transporter substrate-binding protein, whose protein sequence is MILRNVLLTLALMASATSQADINIGESVPTSGLAGDTGKALALGASIYFGRVNAQGGINGEPINLITRDDGYDATRTLANTHDLIEKENAVALIGYYGTTPMQELIKSKLLDTAGIALVGAYSGADSIRTPGSPYFFQTRASYTDEIERIVSLLNDHLGVTRIAVVAQKDGFGEAGYIALKNELAKRKLTLAGEAWYDKTTGDTNGAAQALAKINPEAIVMVAISKPAATFTRQYKALGGTSQLYGLSPIQYDEVTKAVGVGTAHGIGLSQVFPAPTNAQLKLIRDFQKDAEPFLKTGDYPSYALLEGYISARLVTEAIKRAGKNPTRASVYTALSNMRKFDLGGFTVDFTDKRRLGSNFVELTMISPTGTLTR, encoded by the coding sequence ATGATTCTGCGCAATGTCCTGCTTACGCTGGCATTGATGGCCTCGGCTACCTCACAGGCCGACATCAATATCGGTGAGTCTGTTCCCACTTCAGGGCTGGCCGGCGACACCGGCAAGGCACTGGCCCTGGGGGCTTCCATCTATTTTGGTCGCGTTAATGCCCAAGGCGGCATCAACGGCGAACCGATCAACCTGATCACCCGCGACGATGGCTACGACGCTACCCGCACGCTAGCCAACACGCACGACCTGATTGAAAAAGAAAACGCAGTCGCCCTGATTGGCTATTACGGCACCACGCCGATGCAAGAGCTGATCAAATCCAAACTGCTCGATACCGCGGGGATTGCGCTGGTTGGCGCGTATTCCGGTGCGGACAGCATCCGCACGCCGGGCAGCCCGTATTTCTTCCAGACCCGCGCCAGTTACACCGACGAGATCGAACGCATTGTTTCCTTGCTGAACGATCACCTTGGCGTAACACGTATTGCGGTGGTGGCCCAGAAAGACGGTTTTGGCGAAGCCGGTTATATCGCGCTCAAGAACGAACTGGCCAAACGCAAGCTCACGCTGGCAGGTGAAGCCTGGTACGACAAGACCACGGGCGACACCAACGGCGCGGCGCAAGCCCTGGCCAAAATCAACCCGGAAGCGATCGTGATGGTGGCGATCTCCAAGCCGGCAGCAACGTTCACCCGGCAGTACAAGGCGCTGGGGGGCACGTCGCAGCTGTATGGTTTGTCTCCCATCCAGTATGACGAGGTGACCAAGGCAGTTGGCGTGGGTACCGCCCACGGTATTGGCCTGTCGCAGGTGTTTCCGGCGCCGACCAATGCCCAGCTCAAGCTGATCCGTGATTTCCAGAAAGACGCCGAGCCGTTCCTGAAAACCGGCGACTACCCAAGCTACGCTTTGCTGGAAGGGTATATTTCTGCGCGTCTGGTGACTGAAGCCATCAAGCGCGCGGGCAAGAACCCGACACGGGCCAGTGTGTATACCGCGCTGTCCAATATGCGCAAATTCGATCTGGGTGGCTTCACGGTGGATTTCACCGACAAGCGCCGGCTGGGTTCGAACTTTGTTGAACTGACCATGATCTCGCCCACGGGCACGCTCACGCGCTGA
- a CDS encoding Crp/Fnr family transcriptional regulator has product MDKAKLLSGSSLFCELTPDELEGLAQHAELRTVRAKQAVISQGTAGDEMYAVLHGRLKVVRSTDDGREATLSLLEAGEVFGELAMLDGGLRSAGVESLEPCELLVLRRESVMEYLESHPKVMRQLIAALCQRLRSADDLLQDTLFLNLPQRLGKMLRQLGEQHGDQTDRGVLIDLKLTQQEIANLVGSSRESVNKQLNVWVDDGLVDLSGGYLRLLKPDELPH; this is encoded by the coding sequence ATGGATAAAGCAAAACTCCTGTCCGGCAGCAGCCTGTTTTGCGAGCTGACGCCCGACGAGCTGGAAGGCCTGGCGCAGCATGCGGAATTGCGCACCGTGCGCGCCAAGCAAGCCGTAATCTCCCAGGGCACCGCCGGGGACGAGATGTACGCTGTGCTGCACGGCCGCCTGAAAGTGGTCCGCAGCACGGATGATGGTCGTGAAGCCACACTGAGCCTGCTGGAAGCCGGCGAGGTATTCGGTGAACTGGCCATGCTCGATGGCGGCCTGCGTTCGGCCGGCGTTGAGTCGCTGGAACCGTGCGAGCTGCTGGTCCTGCGCCGCGAGTCGGTCATGGAATATCTGGAGTCTCATCCCAAGGTGATGCGCCAGTTGATCGCCGCCCTGTGCCAGCGCCTGCGCTCGGCCGATGATCTGCTGCAAGACACCTTGTTCCTGAACCTGCCGCAACGCCTGGGCAAAATGCTGCGCCAACTGGGCGAACAGCACGGCGACCAGACTGATCGCGGCGTGCTGATTGACCTGAAACTCACCCAGCAAGAGATCGCCAATCTGGTGGGCTCCAGCCGTGAATCGGTCAACAAGCAACTGAATGTCTGGGTGGATGACGGCCTGGTTGATCTGTCTGGCGGCTATCTGCGTCTGCTCAAGCCAGACGAGTTGCCGCACTGA